CCTAGAAAATGCCTCGAAGTCGTCCACCGCCTGAATGCACATGCGTGTACAATCTGCGGCCGACCACGGGCACGTATCTTGTCCGGGTCCCGCTCCCAGCTGCAATCAGATTACAATAGCGGAGCTAACCTGCCTGGCCTTGCCcgttttgtgtctgtgtaaTTAGTTCAGCCGTGTAATGGAATCGCCAAGATGCGTGTGCATCATTAGCGCAGGCATTCGACGCTTGGAATTAATAGGCCACCCATACCAGGGGCCAACAttccagaagcagcagcagcagcagcaggacgggTCACGAGCACGCCACAGCGCAAGGTTCGAGCTTCATTAAATTGCCTCTCATTACGGGATAATGTTGCCGGTGGTTTTCCGTTTTGCCGATTACGAACGCATCGCCATCGTTAGGCACGGGGAAAGCTGAAATAACAGACCACGCGGAAACATGCGAAAAACAACcgaccaaaaataaaaaccgttaCCATTGCGTCCAGGTAGGTGCAGACTGCTGAGTGAAGTCGAACTTGGGAAGTGGCTGGCAGGAATTGAGCCTGTTGCGACGCTACAGAGCAACAGGTCGAGGGCTGGGGAGATTTTGGGCGACGGCACTCGAGCTAGAATAATACGGTGGCTGTGAGTTTAAAGCGGAGCGGAATTAATTACACGTCTCGAACGAGCTTTTCCGATGAGAAAGCGTTGGCGCACCTGTTTCGCTGTTTCGCCACGATATCGTCCTATGTTTGATTGGGCCAATGTTGAATGTTGCTCCTCATTAGTGCTCCGCGTTGCGGTTGCCGGAAAGTGTAGTTTTGTCTAGTGGGTTGCCTAGTTTCGGGCGCAATTGTTGTATACCATGCGTTGGCAATGGGCATCAATCCATTGTTCGTCGGAATTTTAAGCTCCAGCCGggtcagtaagccacggctgAAGATAATTATAGCATCTATCCCGGGGAAGTTATTGCGCCAGGTCTCCTTTTCCGCGACAGCGATAGCTCTTCTCGGGACACAATGGGGGCCATGAGCTGGTGATTAAATGTGCGACAACACCTGCCGCTTTTGTTGCAGCTGAATAGATCACACATCACACGGCACCTGCATGGCCTTCGTCGCAACGGGTGGCAAACCCTCTGGCGATGTGGCTAAAATGGCTTTGTGCCATCAAAGGAGTTTCGCAGCGGGCAAGGCAGCCAGTAGGTAGGCAGAGGTGTACCAGCAGCTCATTAAAAAAGGTCCCCTTATCCCCCCTCTTCCTAACAAAGACATACTGCAGCAGGTGCTTGCGGGCAGCTGCTACTCTTGACAGCGAGCCCTAGAGCAGTTGGATAAAAGATGAAAAGCAGTGCAGTGTAAAAGTTTGcataaagttagacgtttctttacttttttttggggtggtAGCACTCCTGCACCAGTAAGTATGCAATGAGCCTACATTTATGCAATCTGTGCAGCAAAATTACCCTACCATGGCACTGGGTGTGGAATTCTGTGTTGCATTGGTAAATAAAAACGTGTGCGAGTGCTCAAGAAAgcaatgttgaaaaaaaaaacattgcctCCACTCGTTCCGTGAAGTGGTCCTTCCCCCCTTCTGCCTTCTCCCAGTATACACACGTGCTGCATAATGGTGTCGGCTGATTATCTGAGCGTaggaaataaaaggaaaagcacAATGGGAAAGCTCCCATGACtcggttggttttatttattttttattattgtgcttccaagaaaataaaaaaaatcattggaGAAGCATAGTATttcgtttaatgtttttttgttgtgtgtactttttgctttgctttgctttgttgttgtaaGGCACCAGCGAGACATTTATTTCGATTCCAGTGCTACGCTACCCGGCTTCAAAGCGTTCAAAGCGTGCAGGTGGTGCCACAGCTCGCCCCGAGCAGTGCCAGCCGCCCTCTctcctttcccccccccccgcccacTTCTGGAGAAGGCATCGGTTGCAATTGCGCTTCGCGATTTCGATGTGCATGACGTAAAGCGGCGCTTATTACGATTCGATGGAAAAACCCGCCCCGGGAGAGATGAGCTCGGGGACAGAAAGACAAAGGCGCCCGGCGTGCCTTTAAATATTCAGCGCTTTCGTTGAATTCCCAAGCCACCGGAGCTATTGGGAAGGGGGTGAACGGAGTGGGGGGGTTGGGTTTGTTTATGCTTTGCCATCTGGGCGAGGGCGACTGAGGCGGACCCTGTGCGCAAGCGTTCGCTGATTTGCGCCTGCGACGGTATGCAAAATGGTGCCGGCACGGTGGGATATCGATTCACCCGCTGCAGCGAACGGAGAGGGAGGAGGATTGCTGTGGCAAGATTTGCTTTCCCCTCTCCTTTCAATTAATTTCCGTCCCCACCCGGGAGCTTGCACAGCAACGTGGTAAAGCGCAAATAAAGGAAAATGTTTCATAAAGCACGGGCGAAGGAATGgaatgcaaagaaaaacaagaacaaaaaatccccCGAATCGTTGTAAGGAGAATGCGGAATGAATCGGAGCACATGTGCCGCGATACTCAGCGGCACCGAACTGTCCTTGACACGCACGTGTATGGGTTgtctgtgtgggtgtgtgtgtgtgatacgaGCACAGTCAAGTTATGGAAGTTCGCGGAAGCTCATGTTTCTTCCAGCTTTGCctgaagttttttttgctcatcgCAGGTCTAACGAACCTGCATTTTGGTCTGTGCGCTCTTCTGTCAGCTCAGCGATTCAATTTCATACTGCacgtgtaggtgtgtgtgtgtgtcaatgtGAGTGGCGAAAGGAGAGGTGCACAACGAGAGAGATTTCGAATTTACTTCCGCACAATTACGAATTGATATTGCTGGTTGCTTGCGGGAAAGCAGTGATGATATTTCGAGGACGGGTGGTGTTATTCTTGCTGTTGCTACTTCTCTACATTACAGGAATGGTGGTTCGGGCGCATGACAAGGAGGTTATAAATTCCTATCGCTTCAATTTCGCTACGAAGGAAGACAACTGCAAAATGGGGTAAAAGCTGCAGCGTGCAATAAGCGTCCTCGCCCATGCTCCGGTGCTGTCAGTTCATTAGCATGTCCTTTTTGGTGAGCTCTAGCCTGCCCTGGATAGACGGGGAGACGCCTGCACGGAGACAGACCTGTCCGTGCCCTGTCGGGGCTGGATTTATTGTTTGGGGATGAAGCTGTCTGGCAGTCGGGTGTGCAATTGGAATTACAGTCGGATGCACGATGGGTGAGTGAATATTGGTCGCGTTCGTTCGGTTTATCTGTTTTCCGTTCGACTGTCTCCATGGGCAGGTAGTGCTGTTGGATTTCCAACTTCTTGCTAACCCGGTTTCAGTGTGTCCTTTGCCAGTAATCCTTGCGTCAATTCTACCGAACATCACCATGTCCTGAATTTCAATCGTAATCTCTGCGAATAGTAATCCTGTTCaaattgtgtaaaatattCCAACAAATAAAATACTATTTGATTATGCTTTTTGGGGAAAAACATGCCATACAAGTgtttagttgaaaaaaaatcgtgatTAAATCATTATCGACGGTTGGAGTTCAAAGAATGGACCCCTTTCCCTTTTAAGAttgtaggctgaaatttcagcctatcagctgtttgcattgcatagcagttttcgagcagctctcaaagtgggtataataatcaggtgggcttatcgcaaggtgtatgtatttagaaggttgatttttatcgcttctgcttcttacCGGAAGTATTCATCAAGTTACCAGAAAacctgtttgagcaaaagttttaacccgtcctgtcaaaaagtgacgttcaaatttAGTTATTAAAAGCAGGCTATGAGACCAACTGGTCTACACATATATTAATTCCAGATGCCACCACCGGATCTCTTCTATGCACCTTGGTATGAATGAAAACACGAtcttgttttgacatttttacaagcaggtactcgaatcttaTTGTAGCGTtgaggctgaaataatctaaGCTGAAAAAGGGAGGATAGtattgtgtgtggttttgtatggattgttgacctgatttcagcctccaactgccAAATTCCTTGTAAAAAAGCTGGCTAGAATTATGAAAGGTCCCAATAAAAGGATTTTGGGCAGCAGATGTTATGTGCGTCCTACATCaattgttgttggtttttttcccttctatTTGCCCCTATCTATCCGTTCTCgttgtacagtcgtcaactcgtacgacttaacaacatgcccgtcatgggttcaagccccaaatggaccgtgatgccatacgtaggactgactatcctgctatgagggggtcaaaaagtcactgaaagccaagcccacaatgCATTTAGTTCATTATTTCAACAATAAATAGTTTTAAATACTAAATAGCTGGAGAATAgaatatcctttcttttggtgtacgatGAACCATGTTCTGATAACTATTCAATGAcatatagcaaaaaaaaaacaaccaaaattaTACGTTCACTTTCACGCAAGGTCTAAAGCAACCTAAAGGATTCTGACCTTGCACTACAAATGTGTCCACTCCCCTTCCAATAGCCTTTTCGATTCAGCGAACAGTATGAGTCCTTTGCTTCAGTCCTTCTTCGCATTCCGTCCTCCGTTTTGGGGTCAGGCTCCAGGACATAATAACTAATTATGCCCTGCAGCTGCGGCTGTAGGCTCGAACTGCTTATTATTTGTCCTTGTCCTCGGCTCGGAACTCCTGAACTGCTCTGTCACGACACCATAAATGTCTTGCTCGAGTGGAAGCgttccatacatttttaatcgtttaaatgaaacatgatgattggtcgttttttttggaGAATGTTTTAGTCATATATGCAATGCGCAATGATCCTGCTGTTACATGTTCGAAGGTCTCCTTTATTTCAAGGCTTACCAAGTTTCTATTACAGAAAGAGCATAATTTGgtgaaatattgttttgtatttttgattTCGAAAGTTTTACTTACCATCAATGAATTGGAGTTATTTAAACCATATTTTTAAAGGGGGTCAATGTTAAATTTAACTGGTGATATCTATGAATATGTCAGACTAATACAAATGTTGTGTAGTTTAGCTAATTTTTCGCTTTAAGATACATGGCGGTTCTAACTTATCCGGCCTTACTAACTCTGCATCATCCGAATCCATACCTCAGTTTCGATATTTCTCATTTCAGAGTATCCTGATCCTTTAGCAGTTTGTCCCGTCTTAGCCTACACTCCAGGGTAGATGGCCAGTGGCCTGTCCGATCCATTCAATTTCCGTTCCCCGACGACACTGTCCAATTTGACACAGTTTAAGCTGCAATGGAGCAGATTTCTCAAATCGActcaaaaacaagaaaaaccatTAAAAAGAAGCTCCACACTTTGCTGAAGGCAAACAAATCCACCCCTGGCGGCGAGAGCTTATTTGCTTTAGATGTTGGTACGAAACCCTATTTCCTCAATCAAGCCGGTGATCGGGACGACCCGCAACAGTGATTCCGGGTGTGCAGCCCGTAGCTTGTCGCAGCACGGGCTGTGAACAAGGTAAACAATTCTGCCCCAACGGTCAACGGTCACCCACTCCGGCTCTAGtacgccccccccccttgatTCCCATCCTCGATATGGTACATATAGCGTCCGGCGAGCGAAAGGTGCGTTTTTAATCAGCGAAAGCCGATCAAACTGGCCAGAactttgtttgttgttattaCACCGCAGGCTCCGGATCCTTTGGACGGCGGGTTAAACCAACACGGCACGGGGAATGTGTGGGGAGTGTGCCTGTGTGACTGTGTTCGGTGCAGGGTAGATaagcaaacacaaataaaccTGCTGACCCGAAATCTATACGATCGGGCGGTCAGGCAAGCCACACTGTTGCTGGGTGGCAACGTCTGATGAGATTGAGCTGGAGCAGGTCGAGATTTTGTTTGGCCAGTACCAAACcctcacaaacacagacacagtgCATTGAAGAGTTTTGGGCGAGGGACACCGTGTTGTTACTGGTCGCAATGCTCCAAACGACGCTCTTGAACAGCGCGATGATAGTCGGTTATCCATCGACCCGCCAAGTCGCCCGGAATTTGTCCGAAAAGTCCCTACCAATCGCATCAGCTGTGTCGGTGTTTGTGGTGCCCATGACGAGGTTCGAGGGGAGGGAATCTTTGATTAGTGCATTAGGGGCCAGGACTGGCCAGGTTTGTTTgcgctgtgtctgtgtgtagcTCTCTAATTGGAAGCGCTCTGCAAACTTCCCAGCAGCAAGGCACGCTATCATGGTGGAATTAAAGCATTAGCCGCTGGATTGATTGATCCTTGACCTGAGGGGGGCGGGGGGTTGGGGAGGCGGAGGGGGCGCGAGCTGGCACTCGCAGCTTCACCTTGGGCTGACCTTTTTGCAGCCCCATGCTCTGCATCCCGTGCACGATTAGCCCGCTGATTGAGCGTGCCGTGCGCCAATTTGGATCGTTCGGTTCATTGCTTGCGATCGATTTAGCGATTGCCATTGTGAAACCATTTGATTGCAGCAGATATTCTTATTTTATAAGTAACTATACGGTTTATTTGAACGATAAAATATCacgttttgcattttattttttttgctgctttgctgAGCTACGGTGTACATCATAAATGTATCGGAAAGAATGTCTAGGAACGTTAACAATTTATCATCTTTTTACATGAGATTTAGCATAAAATAATTTCGCTGAATTACTGTTGAATTTTGCAACCTCACAAAGTTATGTTTCGATAACAGTTGTGTGAAAAAgtgtaacacaaaaaaaagataattttcCCGCAGCGTAACGAACGGTTGTAAttgcaaattgaattaaatcgCTTATGCAATGCTGCTGCCTCAGGTGAGCAACAGCATTCCCCttgctcctcctccttcccTTACTACCTCTCCCCCCTCTTCTTTCCCACCCACCTACCCTGCCATTGCAATAAAGCCGGTGCCGGTTGAACGGTTACGCATTACGCATTTGATTAAACCATTGCATACATGCGGGCGCCACCGGTTGCATACATGGCGGGCGGCCGCCGAGCGTGAAATCGGAGTTGTGCGATTGTGCACAGTGCAGCGGGGTGGAATAAGTTTCCACTAAACTTTGCAATCACTTGTCGAGACGTCCTACTCGATCCTTCCCCACCCCCCTTCCCGTTGAAAAGTGCTGGAAAAAGGCTGCACCGTTGCGATTCGACCGTACACCGCCCATCCGGTGGCGTTGGGGCGATGGGAATCATcatgaaaatcaatttaaaagatGATCAAAGGTACCGTGGTTTCTGTCCGGATCGGGCTGGAGTTTCCCACCGTGTGGCGGCACTGTGTACACAGATGGCCGGGCAGCATCCGGCAGCTGATTTTCGTACAAGCTCGCACTGCTCACCGGTGGAGCTCGGATGCTGCCGGGGAATATCGGGCACCATAGCGTAGCTCATCGCAAACCAAAATGGCAAacgtacaaaaaacaaaaacgaaccaaCTACAttcgcaaaagcaaaaactttCCAACAGAGCCGTCGGACAGGTGGCTCGGACGGAATCACTGATTGCTTCCTGGGACCGTACCTGACACACGTTTGAAACCGATGCACCGCACCATTTGGTTTGCGTATTGGTTTCGGGTTTCAATTAACAGCACCCTTCGGGACACTGGAGTTTGCGTTGGAAGTGTGCCCCCATTGTTgcatgtagttttttttttgttttgttatacAAACCCGTCAAAACTCCTCGACTACAAACCAACCCAGCAACGTAGCTGAGCGGTGTGCATACCATGCAGGCGCAACTTTGTGTCGGGCAGGCAGGTGTGTGCACGGTACAACTCACCGCCACTCAACAACGCAACAGCGACCGAACAGTTGATTTGCGAAAGTGCAATCAATACGCCCCCGCCGGACGGCAATCGGCTGCGAACAGCGGTGCAGTCCACGACGGGAGCAATGCTGTTGCTGTACGGTGCTGCGAGCGTAATGAGAAATGTACACGCAAAAGCCATGCAGAAAgagaagaacaacaacaaaaaaaaaacagcaaaatgaaaacaaaccttcCGCAAAGCACCTCAAAAAAATCGCACCAAGGCAGACCCCAAGCGGCGCCTGCATGGTAGGCACGCCGCATCGCATGAAACTTTTCTGCCTTTCGCCGCAATACTTACCGTTACCGGGGGTTGTCTAGCGGCGCATAAATAGCGTGCTTGTTTGTGTTGAAAGCTCATCCGCTGTATCTTagccgctgttgttgttgttgttgttgttgtgtgttttcattACTTTTCTTTATTTCACAGCAGTTTTCACAAGACTAACATACATGTAGCTAGctcgagggttttttttcgtgttcgtttttcttcttcccacgttaggtgtgtttgtgttctttacGGTTAATTAAATGCGCTCCGTGGGCCAGAGCTGCAGTGCTGCTGTCGGCCGTGTCATTGCGCCCGGAAAGGTAGGCAAGCGGCACCGGCCGTGGGGTGATttattcgattcgatttgcAAAGAAGCCGGCATGGCATGAGTGGGCGGGTATGTGTGTAAAATTGATCTACAGGACGCTGTGTGGGAGCTGGTAGGGAGTGCAAAAACGTGCATCTACAGCCATGATGCCACTGCACAGGACGGGTTAAAGCACCATCGCATGTGTGggtgttgtgtgtgggtgtgtttgtgtgtgataaacTACACAATTGCCGTACCGGATCGGTCCCGTCGGGCGCAGTGCTATCGATGTGTTTTGCGGGAAATTGACTGACGCTTGCACCGTGGATGAGTCATTCGTTTTCTCTAAACAGGACGCAGTGCAAAAGTGTGCGCGAAAGAGAGCGTCAACGTGTGAGGCAAAAGTGTCATAGTGTTGTGGGGACTAGGGACTGAGCACcacctttctttttcttctttatcgtttcgtttcgtttcgcttaCAAGCTAAATGCACACAGCTTTAAAGTGTGCGCAGTGGTTGCGTGTTTTGTGCGCTGCTCCATTTTCTGCCCGTCGCAGCACGGTTTGATAAATGATTGCCTTGCCCATTTGCGGGGGGGAGAGGGAACGGACGACAGACCGGCCGCCCGTCCTCCTGCATTCCcttacgcgcgtgtgtgtgtgttgtgtgcgtcgAGTTGTCGAGCGGTGGGGGTGAATGTCAGTCTCTTCCTGCGGCGGCGGCAAACCGGGCGGTGTACCTTATATCACAAGCCAATTAAAGGGAGTGggtcaatgtgtgtgtttgtgtgggccACAAATGCCGCGGCTCCTGCTGCGGCTCAGATAATGTGGCAGGAGTcgccctgctgctggtgctgctagaTGCTGCTCTTGGGCGAAGGCGTCCGGTCGATGTAGTCGATCGGTCCGTCCGGGGTGCGGCCGGCGGTCCCGGCGGCGCCCGGCACCGGGATCGGCTCGACCGGCCCGTCGGTCGAGCCGGCCATGCTGCTCACACCGGACGCCTGCTCGGTGCGCTCGCTGATCGGCGACAGGGCCCGGTCGGCCGGGCTCGAGACGTGCGAGTTGGCCATCGCCTGGTCGAGCTCCTGCTGCCATTCGGACTCCTTCGCCTCCATCGCTTTGCGCTTCAGCTCCTTGTACCGGTTGTACACCAGGAACTCCTTCAGCAGCTGCGTGTCGAGCTGGCTGTGCAGCTGGTCGCTGTTCTCCCGGTGAACGGAGCGCTGCTTCGCCAgccgcttcttcttcttgtgcaGCGGCTTCGTCTCGACGATCATCTCCTCCAGCTCGAGGCTCGGGTCACAGTTCAGGTGGTCCTTGGAAGGCTTGAACGGTGGGTTGGTGCGCTTCGCCAACACCCGCTCCAGGTCCGTGCCGCGCAGCAGCTTCGTCAGGTGCAGCTCCTTCAGCGTGCTGATCCGCGCGCCCGGATGCACATTCAGCAGCTGTTTGGGAAGggtgaagaaagaagaaaaaatacaaaaagtgTCAATTCAACAAGAAACAGAAATCCCCGATACTTTGCCATGCATCCTGCCTACTTGCAGGCGTCTGAGGCAGTCTGGTCGCCCCAAAAAGGTATGCAAATGGTAATACAGAAACGGACCGCTCACCTTGGACAGCAGATCGACAAAGTGGTCGCTCCAGTGGCGGGGATAGTGGGGCTGCGTGTTCAGTACGTTTTTCACCTCGGCAAGCGGCGTGGACGAGTGGACGACGAACGGCCGGACGCCGCTCCGCAGCTCATAAGCGACCACACCGAGGCTCCACCAGTCGACCGGATAGCTGTAGCCGGCTGCATACAAGCAAAGTTCAaagacaagaaaaagaaggacaTTCATTAACGCTTTTTTTAAGGATGCTACTTATTGGGAGAAGGAAGGAGCACATGGGGGAAACACTTGACCTGGTTTTGAGCCAGGAACAAGCGCTCTGGTTAGCAAGTGACATGTATGCTGCCGCATGTTTCGTTCGATGCAACATACACCGTTTATTGCACCGTGCACCCGCGCGCCTGCAAGGTATGCACAGCGCGAAACGTAACGTGCATTTTGCATTGGGTAGTTTCGCTTTTGGCCGCGCCTTCTTCGGGTCGATCTGCTACAGgctgtgtggtgcggtgcCGTTGTGTCTTCATGTCTGAAGAGCGGCCCGGTGGGTGGGTAGGGTGGGGAAGGGGGTTTAGTACATCCCGCACACCACAACTCCCATGGAAGCGGGCGATTTATTCACTCGGGGGTTTTGTGCCCATGGTCGGTCGGTTAGGGAGGTGCAGTTTAATGAGGCGGAATAATTTAATGGTTTAttggcacacacgcacacttccATCGGAGCTACATACCACTCTCCTTCGGAAAGCTGAAAACGACGATCACTGCCTCTTGTTTGCTGAACGACGGGGGACGGAGTGAaagcatgtttttgttttcacttccGCTTTCTCAGGATGGAAGGGAAATGGTTTTATAAAtggtattttttttgctctgtgtgtgtgtggtagggATGGGAAAAGTTGGTAAAATGTCGATGCAAACTCTGGCAAGTAGGTCCGCCCAGCATCATCAGGAGCCGTTTGGAAATGTCTGAAGTCGTTCGAGGTCAGAGTCGCCTGAagttggagtcatccagagtcgaccggagtcatCACGTGTCagttggagtcggagtcgcttcAGATCGTATTGATTCAGAGGTGTCCATAgccgtttggagtcgtccggagttgtccggagtcatcccgagtcgttcggagtcgtctgaagtctgAAGTCctccggaatcgttcgaagtcatctggagccgtccggagtcacccggTGTCGACTGGAATCGTCTTCCAAAGTCGTCCAGCAtcagtcggagtcgtctggagtgatccggagtggtCCAcagtcgtttggagttgtcCATTGtcggtcggagtcgtccggagtcgttcagagtcgtccaggGTCTTCTGGATTCTTCCGGAGTTTAAGTCATCTGAAGTCATTGGGAGTCCTCTgaagtcatccgaagtcgttcgaAATCGTCCGGAGGCTTCAAAAATCATCCGGAGTcctccagagtcggagtcgtttggagtcatccaaagtcgtccggagtcatctggagtcgtccagagtcatctggagtcgttcagagtcgtctgaagtcggagttatccgaaatcgttcgaagtcatctggagttgtctggagtcacccggagtcggcTGGAATCGTCCTGAGTCGAAGTCATTTAGAGACGTTCGGAGTATTTGGAGTGGTCCACAATCGTTTGGAGTCATccaaagtcgttcggagtcgtctggagtcgttcagagtcgtctgaagtcggagttatccgaaatcgttcgaagtcatctggagtcgtctgaagtcacCCTGTGTCGACTGGAATCGTCTAGGGTCGAAGTCATCTAGAGACGTTCGGAGTcctccgaagtcgtccggagtgaTTCAGAGTAGTTCACAGTCGTTTGAAGTCATCCATAGTCGTCGTCTGGcttcgttcagagtcgtccaggGTCTTCTGGATTCTTCCGGAGTTGAAGTCATCCAAAGTCATTGGGAGTCCtctgaagtcatccggagtcgtccgaagttatccggagtcgtcgaaAACCATtccgagtcgtccggagtcggagtcgtttggagttaTTCGAAGGCGTCCGGAGtaatctggagtcgtccggagttgcccGAAGTTGTCCGAAGTCAGCCAGAATCGTTCagaatcatccggagtcgtttggagtcatcTGCAGTGGATTTTAGTCGGAAGACTGCAGtcggtggattttttttgtgtgtcagGCATTTCATCTCCAACTCCGACTTCTGCTCTGACTACGGTCGAATCGAGCCGCTATTCTTAGAAAAATACCTATTCAAGAAGAGCACGTGCCTCCGGCCGACTCTGATTTGAGAAGACTCCAGAGGACACTAaatccagacgactccgactccaactctggacgactccagcgCAACTATTGATTCCTAAGTTTGCCgaagtcggaatcggaccagCGTTAGCCGGAGTTG
The Anopheles arabiensis isolate DONGOLA chromosome X, AaraD3, whole genome shotgun sequence DNA segment above includes these coding regions:
- the LOC120906502 gene encoding serine/threonine-protein kinase 32A; this encodes MGVNSSSRQDASFLSDEDVNFDHFQILRNIGKGSFGKVCIVQKKDSGNLFAMKYVSRSVCIGRGALGGVLKEVELLASLEHPFLVNLWFSFQDEEDLFMVCDLLAGGDLRYHLQHQVEFSEASVGLLVCELGSALDYLQKQRVVHRDIKPDNILLDEEGHAHLTDFNIATRLPPDGLACSMSGTKPYMAPEVFMCALEEIAGYSYPVDWWSLGVVAYELRSGVRPFVVHSSTPLAEVKNVLNTQPHYPRHWSDHFVDLLSKLLNVHPGARISTLKELHLTKLLRGTDLERVLAKRTNPPFKPSKDHLNCDPSLELEEMIVETKPLHKKKKRLAKQRSVHRENSDQLHSQLDTQLLKEFLVYNRYKELKRKAMEAKESEWQQELDQAMANSHVSSPADRALSPISERTEQASGVSSMAGSTDGPVEPIPVPGAAGTAGRTPDGPIDYIDRTPSPKSSI